Proteins from one Ipomoea triloba cultivar NCNSP0323 chromosome 1, ASM357664v1 genomic window:
- the LOC116028003 gene encoding uncharacterized protein LOC116028003, producing the protein MASSLLDMSPLVKFGQNRRFGRSRRATSCVSQVGRRNTVVGEKQNQTSTIERNPVFTEDIYSTASAAELPPLVRALKASAEEKAATFHFPGHNRGHAAPSSLSRLIGSRPFVHDLPELPELDNLFAPEGPILEAQKQAAELFGALETWFLVGGSTCGVQAAIMATCSPGDTIILPRNSHISAISGMVLSGALPKYIVPEYDSDWDVAGGITPLQVKRAIEELEIEGQKPAAVLVVSPTYHGICNNLSEIALLCHSHDIPVIVDEAHGAHLGFHPQLPRSALSEGVDLVVQSTHKVLCSLTQSSMLHMGGNLLDRNRIHRCLQMLQSSSPSYLLLASLDAARAQLSANTESIFNKAIELAVGAKDEISRIPGISVLDFLRFPNTPFRDPLRITLGVWQLGLSGFEADDILSDGFGVVSELVGTKSITLAFNLGTQRDHVGRLVSGLKHLSATSYPPKLTADTVNNEEQFAPFDDIHISMSPREAFFAPKRRVSIKESVGRICGELVCPYPPGIPVLIPGEVITKTALNYLMQIKGKGGVISGAADHSLSSLIICD; encoded by the exons ATGGCTTCAAGTCTTCTGGATATG AGCCCTCTGGTGAAATTTGGGCAGAATAGGAGGTTCGGGCGGAGCAGAAGAGCAACTTCTTGTGTTTCCCAAGTAG GAAGGCGAAACACAGTGGTTGGAGAAAAGCAAAACCAAACTAGCACAATTGAAAGAAATCCAGTTTTCACAGAAGATATTTATTCTACTGCTTCTGCTGCTGAGCTTCCACCACTAGTTAGGGCTTTGAAAGCTTCGGCTGAAGAAAAAGCTGCAACTTTTCATTTCCCCGGGCATAACAGAGGCCATGCGGCACCTTCATCGTTGTCGCGTCTCATTGGTTCAAGACCTTTTGTACATGATTTGCCTGAGCTTCCAGAGCTGGACAACCTCTTTGCTCCAGAAGGGCCCATTTTGGAAGCACAAAAACAAGCCGCAGAACTTTTTGGAGCGTTGGAAACATGGTTTCTTGTTGGTGGCAGTACATGTGGCGTTCAGGCAGCAATTATGGCTACTTGTTCACCAGGAGACACCATAATTCTACCGCGAAACTCTCATATCTCAGCCATATCTGGCATGGTATTGTCCGGTGCCCTTCCGAAGTACATCGTCCCTGAATATGATTCTGATTGGGATGTTGCTGGCGGCATCACTCCCTTGCAA GTGAAAAGGGCAATCGAGGAGCTAGAAATCGAAGGCCAGAAACCTGCAGCCGTTTTAGTTGTCTCCCCTACTTATCATGGCATATGCAACAACTTGAGCGAGATTGCTCTATTGTGTCATTCTCATGACATCCCAGTTATTGTTGACGAGGCTCATGGCGCTCACTTGGGATTTCATCCACAGCTGCCTAGGTCAGCCCTTAGCGAGGGTGTTGACCTTGTAGTACAGTCTACTCACAAGGTCCTGTGCTCTCTTACGCAATCATCCATGTTGCACATGGGAGGTAATCTCTTGGACAGAAACAGAATCCACCGGTGCCTTCAAATGCTTCAGAGTAGTAGCCCTAGTTACTTGCTCTTGGCATCACTGGATGCTGCTAGGGCGCAACTTAGTGCGAACACAGAGAGTATTTTCAACAAAGCTATAGAATTAGCTGTGGGAGCAAAAGACGAGATCAGTAGAATTCCTGGCATCTCAGTCCTTGACTTCTTGAGGTTCCCCAACACTCCTTTTAGAGATCCCTTGCGAATCACTCTTGGGGTATGGCAGCTCGGGCTCTCTGGTTTTGAAGCAGATGATATTTTATCAGACGGGTTTGGAGTTGTTTCTGAACTAGTTGGGACCAAATCCATTACATTAGCGTTCAATCTTGGAACTCAAAGAGATCATGTTGGAAGACTTGTGTCTGGATTAAAACATCTATCTGCAACTTCATACCCACCCAAACTAACTGCAGATACAGTGAACAATGAAGAACAGTTTGCACCATTTGATGATATTCACATTAGCATGAGCCCAAGAGAGGCGTTCTTTGCCCCAAAAAGGAGAGTTAGCATCAAAGAAAGCGTGGGGAGAATTTGTGGAGAGCTCGTATGTCCTTATCCACCCGGGATTCCCGTGCTCATTCCTGGTGAGGTCATCACTAAAACCGCGTTGAACTATCTAATGCAGATCAAAGGCAAGGGTGGTGTTATCAGTGGAGCTGCCGATCACTCTCTCTCATCCCTCATTATATGTGATTAA
- the LOC116001226 gene encoding auxin response factor 19-like isoform X2: MKTPPPPANSNPPEAEKKSINPELWQACAGPLVNLPAAGTHVVYFPQGHSEQVAASMKKDVDAQIPNYPNLPSMLICYLHNVTLHADPETDEVYAQMTLQPVPSIDKEALLRSDLSTKVNKPQTEFFCKTLTASDTSTHGGFSVPRRAAEKIFPALDYSMQPPAQELVARDLHDNVWTFRHIYRGQPKRHLLTTGWSLFVSGKRLFAGDSVLFIRDEKQQLLLGIRRANRQPTNLSSSVLSSDSMHIGILAAAAHASANNSPFTVFYNPRASPSEFVIPLAKYYKAVYGNQVSLGMRFRMMFETEESGTRRYMGTITGISDLDPVRWKGSQWRKLQVGWDESTAGERRSRVSIWEIEPVTAPFFLCPTPPFFRAKRPRQPGMPDDDGSDLDGFFKRTMPWIGDDFGMKDPQALPGLSLAQWMNMQSNPSLTNTMQPNYLHSLSGSVLQNLAGGDLTRQLGLPGQQIPQQSNLQFNSQRPGQQVQQVDQLQKMPPAAMNPLGSIMQPQQQLTEVGQQPRQNLVNQTMPTSQVQAQLLQAQGLVQPQNVLQQQQSIQRNLPQSLPPQPPQQQQQQILNQTQQPSFIPSHPSNPITQQMHLPDNQIQLQLLQKLQQQQQQSLLAQQSTLQQPSQLSQLPDPQKHVFDASQSLSRSMSTSQVQDVSQSVSVSLPQSHMVMNNSQTKLRFSQQPQLPKLQQQQQPMLAELPGTVGQTLPPTTNQLCATGSSLLTVGAGGGQSIITDDVPSCSTSPSTNNCPNGVQAVMNGRVQRSTAVGDDITQSSATLLSSSGLEAMSASSSLVKDIHQKADVKNHLNNMSKSHQNQGFLTPPVYHNGSAAQLDYLDSSSSATSICLSQNDVQLQPGTNPMSFSSQPMLFRDITHDGEVQGDQRNNMPFATNIDSQLGMPMMPDPLIPKNLVGSEKDFSNNLSSGGGMLSNYENPKEAQPELSSSMVSQSFGVPDMGFNSIDSTINDGSFMNRSTWAPQPPIPRMRTYTKVYKRGAVGRSIDITRYSGYEELKQDLARRFGIEGQLEDRQRIGWKLVYVDHENDVLLVGDDPWEEFVNCVRCIKILSPQEVQQMSLDGDFGNSVLHNQACSSSDGGNV, encoded by the exons ATGAAGACTCCACCGCCGCCGGCTAACTCCAACCCACCTGAAG CTGAGAAGAAGAGCATAAACCCAGAACTATGGCAGGCCTGCGCCGGACCGCTGGTGAACCTGCCGGCGGCCGGGACCCACGTCGTCTACTTCCCTCAGGGCCACAGCGAACAG GTTGCTGCGTCTATGAAGAAAGATGTGGATGCTCAAATTCCGAACTACCCCAACCTTCCCTCAATGCTAATATGCTACCTCCATAATGTCACCCTGCAT GCTGATCCAGAAACCGATGAAGTATATGCACAGATGACACTTCAACCTGTTCCTTCG ATTGACAAGGAAGCATTGTTAAGGTCAGATTTATCTACGAAGGTGAACAAGCCACAGACCGAGTTTTTCTGTAAGACCTTGACGGCTAGTGATACGAGTACTCATGGAGGTTTCTCTGTACCTCGTCGTGCTGCTGAGAAGATTTTTCCTGCTCTT GATTACTCGATGCAGCCACCTGCTCAAGAACTGGTTGCTAGGGATTTGCATGACAATGTCTGGACTTTTCGCCATATATATCGTG GGCAACCAAAACGCCACTTGCTGACAACGGGGTGGAGCCTTTTTGTCAGTGGAAAGAGGCTTTTTGCGGGTGACTCGGTGTTGTTTATTAG GGACGAAAAGCAGCAGCTTCTCTTGGGCATAAGGCGGGCAAATAGGCAGCCTACCAACCTATCTTCATCAGTGTTGTCGAGTGACAGCATGCATATCGGGATCCTAGCTGCTGCGGCCCATGCATCTGCAAACAACAGCCCTTTCACGGTGTTTTATAACCCAAG GGCTAGTCCTTCAGAGTTTGTTATCCCTTTGGCGAAGTACTACAAAGCAGTTTATGGCAACCAAGTATCCCTTGGTATGCGGTTTCGCATGATGTTCGAGACAGAGGAATCGGGAACCCGAAG GTATATGGGCACCATTACTGGCATTAGTGATTTGGATCCGGTGAGGTGGAAGGGTTCACAGTGGCGTAAGTTGCAG GTTGGTTGGGATGAATCAACTGCTGGAGAGAGGCGTAGTCGAGTCTCGATTTGGGAGATTGAACCCGTTACAGCACCATTTTTCCTTTGCCCTACTCCTCCATTCTTTAGAGCAAAGCGTCCAAGGCAACCCGGAATGCCAG ATGATGACGGTTCTGATCTGGATGGTTTTTTCAAAAGGACAATGCCATGGATTGGCGATGACTTTGGCATGAAGGATCCACAAGCTCTTCCCGGTCTGAGCCTAGCCCAGTGGATGAACATGCAGTCGAACCCTTCCCTGACCAACACGATGCAGCCAAACTATTTGCATTCGTTATCTGGATCAGTTTTACAGAACCTCGCTGGAGGTGATCTTACACGTCAATTAGGTTTGCCTGGGCAACAAATTCCTCAGCAGAGCAACTTACAATTCAACTCTCAGAGGCCGGGCCAGCAAGTGCAACAAGTTGATCAGCTGCAGAAGATGCCTCCCGCGGCTATGAACCCATTAGGCTCGATTATGCAGCCACAGCAACAACTGACAGAGGTTGGTCAGCAACCGAGACAAAATTTGGTCAATCAAACAATGCCGACAAGCCAAGTCCAGGCCCAGCTTCTGCAAGCTCAGGGTCTTGTTCAACCGCAAAACGTTCTTCAGCAGCAACAATCAATTCAACGAAACCTTCCTCAGAGCCTACCACCACAGCCCCcgcagcaacagcaacagcagaTTCTGAATCAGACTCAGCAGCCGAGCTTCATCCCATCCCATCCTTCCAATCCAATTACCCAACAGATGCATTTGCCCGACAACCAAATTCAGCTTCAACTTTTACAGAAActccagcagcagcagcaacaatCTCTTCTCGCACAGCAGTCCACATTGCAACAGCCTTCTCAGCTCAGCCAGCTACCGGATCCTCAGAAGCATGTTTTCGATGCATCTCAGAGTTTGTCTAGGTCTATGTCGACAAGCCAAGTTCAGGATGTGTCCCAATCCGTGTCTGTGTCACTGCCACAATCCCATATGGTGATGAATAACAGCCAAACTAAGCTTCGGTTTTCACAACAACCTCAGCTACCAAAGcttcagcagcagcagcaacctATGCTAGCGGAATTACCCGGAACAGTTGGACAGACGCTACCCCCGACAACAAATCAACTTTGTGCAACTGGCAGCAGTCTACTAACCGTAGGCGCAGGTGGTGGCCAGTCAATCATTACCGATGATGTTCCATCGTGTTCAACTTCTCCATCCACAAACAATTGTCCCAACGGGGTTCAGGCAGTCATGAATGGCAGGGTTCAGAGAAGCACAGCAGTTGGCGATGACATAACGCAATCCTCTGCTACTCTTTTGAGCTCGAGTGGTCTAGAAGCCATGTCTGCAAGTAGCAGCTTAGTTAAAGATATACACCAGAAAGCTGATGTTAAGAATCACTTGAACAACATGTCAAAGAGCCACCAGAATCAAGGATTCTTGACACCTCCGGTGTACCATAATGGCTCAGCAGCACAATTGGATTATTTGGATAGCTCATCTTCAGCAACTTCTATATGCCTTTCTCAAAATGATGTCCAGTTACAGCCGGGCACAAATCCAATGTCTTTCAGCTCTCAGCCAATGTTGTTTAGGGATATTACTCACGATGGAGAAGTTCAGGGTGACCAAAGGAACAACATGCCTTTCGCCACAAACATTGACAGCCAGTTAGGAATGCCCATGATGCCTGACCCTTTGATCCCAAAGAACTTGGTTGGATCAGAGAAGGATTTCTCAAATAATCTTTCATCAGGAGGAGGCATGCTTTCTAACTACGAGAACCCCAAGGAAGCTCAGCCCGAACTCTCATCTTCCATGGTTTCTCAGTCATTCGGAGTTCCAGACATGGGTTTTAATTCAATAGATTCAACCATCAATGACGGTAGCTTCATGAATAGGAGTACCTGGGCTCCACAACCACCAATCCCACGAATGCGGACATATACCAAG GTGTACAAACGTGGAGCTGTTGGACGATCGATTGATATCACACGATACTCAGGATATGAGGAACTGAAACAAGATTTGGCTAGAAGGTTTGGTATCGAAGGACAACTGGAGGACAGACAGAGAATAGGTTGGAAGCTTGTATATGTGGATCACGAGAATGATGTCCTTCTAGTTGGCGATGACCCTTGGGA GGAATTCGTAAACTGTGTTCGCTGCATCAAGATTCTGTCTCCACAAGAAGTCCAACAAATGAGCTTGGATGGAGATTTTGGGAATAGCGTCCTCCATAATCAAGCCTGTAGCAGTTCCGACGGTGGAAATGTATAA
- the LOC116001226 gene encoding auxin response factor 19-like isoform X1: MKTPPPPANSNPPEAAEKKSINPELWQACAGPLVNLPAAGTHVVYFPQGHSEQVAASMKKDVDAQIPNYPNLPSMLICYLHNVTLHADPETDEVYAQMTLQPVPSIDKEALLRSDLSTKVNKPQTEFFCKTLTASDTSTHGGFSVPRRAAEKIFPALDYSMQPPAQELVARDLHDNVWTFRHIYRGQPKRHLLTTGWSLFVSGKRLFAGDSVLFIRDEKQQLLLGIRRANRQPTNLSSSVLSSDSMHIGILAAAAHASANNSPFTVFYNPRASPSEFVIPLAKYYKAVYGNQVSLGMRFRMMFETEESGTRRYMGTITGISDLDPVRWKGSQWRKLQVGWDESTAGERRSRVSIWEIEPVTAPFFLCPTPPFFRAKRPRQPGMPDDDGSDLDGFFKRTMPWIGDDFGMKDPQALPGLSLAQWMNMQSNPSLTNTMQPNYLHSLSGSVLQNLAGGDLTRQLGLPGQQIPQQSNLQFNSQRPGQQVQQVDQLQKMPPAAMNPLGSIMQPQQQLTEVGQQPRQNLVNQTMPTSQVQAQLLQAQGLVQPQNVLQQQQSIQRNLPQSLPPQPPQQQQQQILNQTQQPSFIPSHPSNPITQQMHLPDNQIQLQLLQKLQQQQQQSLLAQQSTLQQPSQLSQLPDPQKHVFDASQSLSRSMSTSQVQDVSQSVSVSLPQSHMVMNNSQTKLRFSQQPQLPKLQQQQQPMLAELPGTVGQTLPPTTNQLCATGSSLLTVGAGGGQSIITDDVPSCSTSPSTNNCPNGVQAVMNGRVQRSTAVGDDITQSSATLLSSSGLEAMSASSSLVKDIHQKADVKNHLNNMSKSHQNQGFLTPPVYHNGSAAQLDYLDSSSSATSICLSQNDVQLQPGTNPMSFSSQPMLFRDITHDGEVQGDQRNNMPFATNIDSQLGMPMMPDPLIPKNLVGSEKDFSNNLSSGGGMLSNYENPKEAQPELSSSMVSQSFGVPDMGFNSIDSTINDGSFMNRSTWAPQPPIPRMRTYTKVYKRGAVGRSIDITRYSGYEELKQDLARRFGIEGQLEDRQRIGWKLVYVDHENDVLLVGDDPWEEFVNCVRCIKILSPQEVQQMSLDGDFGNSVLHNQACSSSDGGNV; encoded by the exons ATGAAGACTCCACCGCCGCCGGCTAACTCCAACCCACCTGAAG CAGCTGAGAAGAAGAGCATAAACCCAGAACTATGGCAGGCCTGCGCCGGACCGCTGGTGAACCTGCCGGCGGCCGGGACCCACGTCGTCTACTTCCCTCAGGGCCACAGCGAACAG GTTGCTGCGTCTATGAAGAAAGATGTGGATGCTCAAATTCCGAACTACCCCAACCTTCCCTCAATGCTAATATGCTACCTCCATAATGTCACCCTGCAT GCTGATCCAGAAACCGATGAAGTATATGCACAGATGACACTTCAACCTGTTCCTTCG ATTGACAAGGAAGCATTGTTAAGGTCAGATTTATCTACGAAGGTGAACAAGCCACAGACCGAGTTTTTCTGTAAGACCTTGACGGCTAGTGATACGAGTACTCATGGAGGTTTCTCTGTACCTCGTCGTGCTGCTGAGAAGATTTTTCCTGCTCTT GATTACTCGATGCAGCCACCTGCTCAAGAACTGGTTGCTAGGGATTTGCATGACAATGTCTGGACTTTTCGCCATATATATCGTG GGCAACCAAAACGCCACTTGCTGACAACGGGGTGGAGCCTTTTTGTCAGTGGAAAGAGGCTTTTTGCGGGTGACTCGGTGTTGTTTATTAG GGACGAAAAGCAGCAGCTTCTCTTGGGCATAAGGCGGGCAAATAGGCAGCCTACCAACCTATCTTCATCAGTGTTGTCGAGTGACAGCATGCATATCGGGATCCTAGCTGCTGCGGCCCATGCATCTGCAAACAACAGCCCTTTCACGGTGTTTTATAACCCAAG GGCTAGTCCTTCAGAGTTTGTTATCCCTTTGGCGAAGTACTACAAAGCAGTTTATGGCAACCAAGTATCCCTTGGTATGCGGTTTCGCATGATGTTCGAGACAGAGGAATCGGGAACCCGAAG GTATATGGGCACCATTACTGGCATTAGTGATTTGGATCCGGTGAGGTGGAAGGGTTCACAGTGGCGTAAGTTGCAG GTTGGTTGGGATGAATCAACTGCTGGAGAGAGGCGTAGTCGAGTCTCGATTTGGGAGATTGAACCCGTTACAGCACCATTTTTCCTTTGCCCTACTCCTCCATTCTTTAGAGCAAAGCGTCCAAGGCAACCCGGAATGCCAG ATGATGACGGTTCTGATCTGGATGGTTTTTTCAAAAGGACAATGCCATGGATTGGCGATGACTTTGGCATGAAGGATCCACAAGCTCTTCCCGGTCTGAGCCTAGCCCAGTGGATGAACATGCAGTCGAACCCTTCCCTGACCAACACGATGCAGCCAAACTATTTGCATTCGTTATCTGGATCAGTTTTACAGAACCTCGCTGGAGGTGATCTTACACGTCAATTAGGTTTGCCTGGGCAACAAATTCCTCAGCAGAGCAACTTACAATTCAACTCTCAGAGGCCGGGCCAGCAAGTGCAACAAGTTGATCAGCTGCAGAAGATGCCTCCCGCGGCTATGAACCCATTAGGCTCGATTATGCAGCCACAGCAACAACTGACAGAGGTTGGTCAGCAACCGAGACAAAATTTGGTCAATCAAACAATGCCGACAAGCCAAGTCCAGGCCCAGCTTCTGCAAGCTCAGGGTCTTGTTCAACCGCAAAACGTTCTTCAGCAGCAACAATCAATTCAACGAAACCTTCCTCAGAGCCTACCACCACAGCCCCcgcagcaacagcaacagcagaTTCTGAATCAGACTCAGCAGCCGAGCTTCATCCCATCCCATCCTTCCAATCCAATTACCCAACAGATGCATTTGCCCGACAACCAAATTCAGCTTCAACTTTTACAGAAActccagcagcagcagcaacaatCTCTTCTCGCACAGCAGTCCACATTGCAACAGCCTTCTCAGCTCAGCCAGCTACCGGATCCTCAGAAGCATGTTTTCGATGCATCTCAGAGTTTGTCTAGGTCTATGTCGACAAGCCAAGTTCAGGATGTGTCCCAATCCGTGTCTGTGTCACTGCCACAATCCCATATGGTGATGAATAACAGCCAAACTAAGCTTCGGTTTTCACAACAACCTCAGCTACCAAAGcttcagcagcagcagcaacctATGCTAGCGGAATTACCCGGAACAGTTGGACAGACGCTACCCCCGACAACAAATCAACTTTGTGCAACTGGCAGCAGTCTACTAACCGTAGGCGCAGGTGGTGGCCAGTCAATCATTACCGATGATGTTCCATCGTGTTCAACTTCTCCATCCACAAACAATTGTCCCAACGGGGTTCAGGCAGTCATGAATGGCAGGGTTCAGAGAAGCACAGCAGTTGGCGATGACATAACGCAATCCTCTGCTACTCTTTTGAGCTCGAGTGGTCTAGAAGCCATGTCTGCAAGTAGCAGCTTAGTTAAAGATATACACCAGAAAGCTGATGTTAAGAATCACTTGAACAACATGTCAAAGAGCCACCAGAATCAAGGATTCTTGACACCTCCGGTGTACCATAATGGCTCAGCAGCACAATTGGATTATTTGGATAGCTCATCTTCAGCAACTTCTATATGCCTTTCTCAAAATGATGTCCAGTTACAGCCGGGCACAAATCCAATGTCTTTCAGCTCTCAGCCAATGTTGTTTAGGGATATTACTCACGATGGAGAAGTTCAGGGTGACCAAAGGAACAACATGCCTTTCGCCACAAACATTGACAGCCAGTTAGGAATGCCCATGATGCCTGACCCTTTGATCCCAAAGAACTTGGTTGGATCAGAGAAGGATTTCTCAAATAATCTTTCATCAGGAGGAGGCATGCTTTCTAACTACGAGAACCCCAAGGAAGCTCAGCCCGAACTCTCATCTTCCATGGTTTCTCAGTCATTCGGAGTTCCAGACATGGGTTTTAATTCAATAGATTCAACCATCAATGACGGTAGCTTCATGAATAGGAGTACCTGGGCTCCACAACCACCAATCCCACGAATGCGGACATATACCAAG GTGTACAAACGTGGAGCTGTTGGACGATCGATTGATATCACACGATACTCAGGATATGAGGAACTGAAACAAGATTTGGCTAGAAGGTTTGGTATCGAAGGACAACTGGAGGACAGACAGAGAATAGGTTGGAAGCTTGTATATGTGGATCACGAGAATGATGTCCTTCTAGTTGGCGATGACCCTTGGGA GGAATTCGTAAACTGTGTTCGCTGCATCAAGATTCTGTCTCCACAAGAAGTCCAACAAATGAGCTTGGATGGAGATTTTGGGAATAGCGTCCTCCATAATCAAGCCTGTAGCAGTTCCGACGGTGGAAATGTATAA
- the LOC116028014 gene encoding methyl-CpG-binding domain-containing protein 2 → MEPSIDKEKGQGGVNSSSIQSPLNNMTREPNDVEGASPVVCETSPEKPINTNSGGEQVDNCTEDDEDENSENAQNQLVLYDPSVNGASEITSVTDQSPPTLQRGLFPNHLSYVQRPLPSVGAFTVQCANCFKWRLIPTKEKYEEIREHILEDPFFCETARKWRPDISCDDPPDITQDGSRLWAIDKPNIAQPPPGWQRLLRIRGEGGSKFADVYYVAPSGKRFRSMVEIQKYLEEHPEVAEGVRMSQFSFQIPKPLQDDYVKKRSHRSTLSHDDTAPGVAGLFEANPISWAAPDEDTDLRLGGPGLSTHPSTPVSKPLSPSSKKRRTPSKMMSSGDS, encoded by the exons ATGGAGCCTAGCATTGATAAGGAGAAAGGTCAGGGTGGCGTTAACAGCTCTTCTATCCAGAGTCCCCTGAATAACATGACAAGGGAACCAAATGATGTTGAAGGTGCTTCCCCTGTGGTTTGTGAGACCTCTCCTGAGAAACCCATAAACACTAATTCTGGAGGAGAACAAGTAGATAATTGCACAGAGGATGATGAGgatgaaaatagtgaaaatgcTCAAAACCAATTAGTGCTATATGATCCTTCAGTCAATGGTGCCAGTGAAATTACATCTGTTACTGATCAGTCTCCTCCAACATTGCAAAGAGGGTTATTTCCAAATCATCTGTCCTATGTGCAGAGGCCTTTGCCATCTGTAGGAGCTTTTACTGTTCAATGTGCAAACTGTTTTAAATGGAGGCTTATCCCAACAAAGGAAAAATATGAGGAAATAAGGGAACACATCCTGGAAGATCCTTTCTTTTGTGAAACAGCTCGCAAGTGGAGGCCTGATATATCATGCGATGATCCACCTGATATTACTCAGGATGGCAGTAGGCTTTGGGCAATTGATAAACCAAATATTGCTCAGCCCCCTCCTGGCTGGCAACGGCTTTTGAGAATCAGAGGTGAAGGTGGCTCCAAGTTTGCAGATGT GTATTATGTTGCGCCATCAGGCAAGAGATTTCGCTCCATGGTTGAAATTCAGAA GTACTTGGAGGAACACCCAGAAGTAGCTGAAGGTGTTAGAATGTCTCAGTTTTCATTTCAGATTCCAAAACCTCTTCAGGACGACTATGTCAAGAAACGTTCTCATCGTTCAACACTTTCACACGATGACACTGCTCCTGGAGTAGCAGGATTATTCGAAG CCAATCCAATCTCATGGGCTGCTCCAGATGAGGATACAGACTTGCGGCTTGGTGGGCCAGGGCTCTCCACTCACCCTAGTACCCCAGTGTCCAAACCTTTAAGTCCATCCTCAAAGAAAAGGAGGACACCATCTAAAATGATGTCCAGTGGTGATAGTTAG